Part of the Lotus japonicus ecotype B-129 chromosome 6, LjGifu_v1.2 genome, GCCGGATAGTGACAACGAGGGCGATGACAGAAACGGCGCCGTCTCATTTCCGCCACGGGCACGGCAGCGCTTCACAACTTCCACCGAAACCCTAACACCACCTTCCTCTTCCAACCCTCCCGCCGGCGATTCACTTCACGCGCCACCGCTTCCGTTCGACCTCGTGGTGGAAATCCTCTGCAGACTCCCGGTGAATTCCCTCTTGCGACTGCGCTGCGTATGCAAATCATGGAATTCTCTAATCTCCGATCCCAAATTTGCCAAAAAACATTCACCCGCCACCACCTCATGACAAGCGACATGGACGACTCACGCAAGTACCGTCTCAAGGCTTACCCGCTCCTCTCCGTTTCCGACGCCGTGCCCGCCACCGCAACTCAGCTTGAGTACCCTCTGATATATGAAAGAGATCAAATCCTTGGCTCTTGCAACGGCATCGTCTGTGTTGCCAACCGTCAAGGAGGTTTTGCTGTTTTCTGGAACCCTTCCACTCGGAGATTCAAAAAGTCCCCACCATTGGAAAATCCACGGATACCTGGTAGTTACGCAGCATATGGTTTCGGTTATGATCATTTTGCTGACAGTTACAATGTAGTTGCAGTTTTCTGGTATGAATACAAAATGCGAGTGAAGGTTCATACTTTGGGTACAAATTGTTGGAGGATGATTCAAGACTTCCCTTCTTTTTGTGTCCCTCAATCAGCAGTATTTGTGAGTGGCAAGCTTAATTGGTTGGCACTGGCATCCGAATCTGTTGCGAATTTGCAGCGGGTACGTTGGGTTATTATTTCTCAGGATTTGGGGAAGGAGTGTTATCAAGAACTTTTGCTGCCTGGTGAttatgaagatgatggtgggaAACAGGCTACGAATTTGCAGGTGTTGAAGGATTGCTTGTGCGTGTACATCCTTTCTCCCCGTCGCAGGATTTGTGATATTTGGCTTATGATGGAGTATGGAAGGAAAGAGTCTTGGACTAAATTATTCACTGTTCCTGACCCGAATATATGTTTCTCAGGCACCAAAATACTTCATATTTCCAAGGAAGATGAAGGGCTGGTGGTTAAAGAACATGGAATCTTATATCTTTACAATTTTAGAGACAACACTTTTAAAATTCTCCCAATTCGAAACATCGAAGATTGGACGGTCCCGGTGGTCTATGTAGAAAGTTTGATATCACCTTGTTTTTGATATTAGGATGTAGATGCTATGTTTGAAGAATCCTTCACTCAATTAACTAACTAGACCTTACATGTTTTCATCTTATGTTCGTTCTAATTACTTTTTGATCATTGTTAATTGAAAGTTGACAGAATCTGCAACATGAGAAACTGATATGTTAATTTCAGTTAGAGTTTGTTGTTTATTTCGTCATGTATTCTGTTTTAGTTTATTCGCAATCATGCATTGCTTTAGGTGGTTAATGGTTTAGTTTGCTAATATTTAACTTGAATATTGTAGAACTTGTATTTAAGTTCAGTCCACCCGTTTCAATTCCATGGTTATCATGTTGGAAAAGTCACCAAAATTGGAGTAGTCTGTGCAGTTATAGAAATCACTGTTTATTTAAAAGTTGGTTTCCTTATTGTTTTCCAAATTATGATATTTCTATTTCTCTGTTATGAGTTCTGTATTCTTGATGACAATATGGAGTTCTGATTCCAGCAGCTATAATTGTTGGTTTGGTTGTTTTTTTGCTTCCATTAAGCAATGCCTTCTTGATGTGAACATAATCATGTTAACAATGGGGCATCAATGAGCTATTATGGCAATTTGTTTATAGCTTTTAGAGGTCAGGTGAGTGCCTCCGCATTTAAGGATACTCGGGTATGCCTATCCAATATTTTGCATGAGAAGCATTCATGATTTTAAATGTTGCTAATTTGGTTCCTCCCTTAAGGTATAATAGTCAGTGCTATTGATTGTTTTTTGGTGGCTACTTGGCAATGGcatccaatatttttatttgtatGCTTGCACTTTTAAAGGAAGTACTGGTTTGTCGCTTTTTGTTATTGAGATATGGGTGGCAGGCAGTTGATATTGTAATGTTAGTTGCTAACTATGCTGTGTTTGTGACATGATTTAAATATGTATGAGATGAAAGTAAGGGAAGTTCTTATTAGCAGTTAATGCAGTGTTTAAAGTGGACAACAAGCTTGCAAAAATGATTCTTTCAGCGTCTGTTTTCCTTCAACTCTTTGATGCCACTGTGATTCTCAGAGAGTCTCTTTTACGTTGGCATCACAGGGCACTGCCAGCTTTAGGTGAACTAGTTCCTCTCAATTTTTTGTGCTCCTTAATGTTTACAAGGGAAGCCTTGACTTTAAGCCAATAAACTGGTTTTGACATGATAATTGTAATGTATTGTCAGCCTGAGTGTTGATAAAATGCCATAGATGAATGCAGAGGTTCTTAATCTATCTCAATGAAAAATCCAAGTATTTAGCAGTATTAgcaatcattttcattttctttctgcTGTTACAAATTCTAATTTGGGTTTAAATACATGGACCATGGTGCTGGTGGGTTTTGAATCCATTGTTGCACCTTCAAGTCCTGTTCTTCTGCGCTATGAGTGTGCCACTATTACCGAAGTACATTGACTGGTTACCACATTTCAGCTGATAATTACTGATTTGTATATTTGTAATCATTTTGAGGAATTCTCCTCTAAGAGCATACAATTGTTTTATGCATATAAGGTTTTACTGGCTTGAGAAGGTTGTAATTccaactgcaagaccaaagggGCTTCTTCTAGTTCTAGTGAGGGTACTTTTTGCCCGAGGATTGATTTCTTATCCTTGTTTAGATACCCATTATGGGAAGCTAGTGTTGTCCCTTAAGAATCCAGTGGTCTGCAATATTCAAACTTTGTATATGtacaaaaatgaaatttaaattctATTCAGTATTTCCCTCTCAATTGGACAGAGATCCTTTACTTGTATTCTAGATTTAATTATCCAGATACAGGACAAAGTACAAATCCAATCAAAACCTCAATTGAACGTTGGTTACATTTTCCTTTTTAACATTTAACATTGTTTACATCGTTACCTTCTGATTACTGAGTGAACATGTAACTTTATGTAACCTACCTTGTTCATGCAGCTTATGGAGAAAGAAGTGGACTAATTTAACTCTCTTGTCTTGCTCTCGATCAGTTTCTTCGGAGCATGTTCCTGTAACGTTGAATGGAGTCAAGCCTCTGCATCCTCTATTGCTGCTTAAAGCTTTTGATAAAATCATCGGCCCTCGCGAGTCGCGTCCACACCTTTCTCCTCTTCCATTAACCCCGTAGCATTGGGTCCAGATCCTTTCTCAGTTTTCAGCGAATTTGATCTCCGGAAGTTCAGAGACACAATCTGCTCCAGGAATGATGGAGCGCGGGGAAGTTGATTCCGGCCCGGCTGGAGCTGCAGGGTTCTGAATTTCATAGGAAGGAGATTGGgggttaattaaaatttaattattctagtttttttatttagaaaAATACACGTaatttcattaaatgatgtgACATGACCACATAGGATCCATAGTAACACCTGAGCATGGCGACCGGAGATTGATCGGAGGCAGAGATTGTCTCCAACCATTTAAGGTAGTATGAGAGCGTATTTGGGAAGATTTTCTAGTGAGGGATGAAAATCAAATTTTTCTCAAAAGTTCAGGGACCTTTTTCACAATTAACCCAAAAATTTAATGGCCTACAATTATGGCAAATTGGCAATTGATAGCGTGGGTTATTGAACAAGTTTAAAACAATCTTAATGGCATTGGAATAAGGTTAAATCAATTTCATCTGCTGTTTCTCACCAATGGCGCAAG contains:
- the LOC130723661 gene encoding F-box/kelch-repeat protein At3g23880-like — encoded protein: MQIMEFSNLRSQICQKTFTRHHLMTSDMDDSRKYRLKAYPLLSVSDAVPATATQLEYPLIYERDQILGSCNGIVCVANRQGGFAVFWNPSTRRFKKSPPLENPRIPGSYAAYGFGYDHFADSYNVVAVFWYEYKMRVKVHTLGTNCWRMIQDFPSFCVPQSAVFVSGKLNWLALASESVANLQRVRWVIISQDLGKECYQELLLPGDYEDDGGKQATNLQVLKDCLCVYILSPRRRICDIWLMMEYGRKESWTKLFTVPDPNICFSGTKILHISKEDEGLVVKEHGILYLYNFRDNTFKILPIRNIEDWTVPVVYVESLISPCF